A region from the Crocosphaera sp. UHCC 0190 genome encodes:
- a CDS encoding ribbon-helix-helix protein, CopG family — MARTKPKSDKVLTIRLPEKELLRLEAYCIMDGKTKTEVIRQFIHSLPVRETAVME, encoded by the coding sequence ATGGCCAGAACAAAACCCAAGTCTGATAAGGTGTTAACCATCCGTCTTCCTGAAAAGGAATTATTGCGTCTTGAAGCGTATTGCATCATGGATGGAAAGACGAAAACGGAAGTCATCAGACAGTTTATCCATAGTTTACCTGTTCGGGAAACAGCAGTCATGGAATAG
- the psb34 gene encoding photosystem II assembly protein Psb34 — translation MNTSTKTLEHNYSDGSELIPAEVAAREKREGSEPPNNPVSQAQKKESLNNPTTTKGYTVDQEGLINNYPVTPKLQGSKYPTPKEQYAYMILGGLATAFVIGLIFIAISVS, via the coding sequence ATGAACACCTCTACCAAAACCTTAGAACACAACTATAGTGACGGTAGCGAACTTATTCCAGCAGAAGTCGCTGCAAGAGAGAAACGAGAAGGAAGTGAACCCCCAAATAATCCTGTTTCTCAAGCACAAAAAAAAGAGAGTTTAAATAACCCAACCACAACCAAAGGTTATACTGTCGATCAAGAAGGGTTGATCAATAATTATCCAGTCACACCGAAACTTCAAGGGTCAAAATATCCCACTCCTAAAGAGCAATATGCTTACATGATCTTAGGAGGATTAGCTACTGCATTTGTGATTGGTTTAATCTTCATTGCTATCAGCGTTAGCTAG